A stretch of DNA from Arachis hypogaea cultivar Tifrunner chromosome 19, arahy.Tifrunner.gnm2.J5K5, whole genome shotgun sequence:
TCAAATGCTTCTGAGCTTCACTAGCAGCCTGGCCAGTAGAATCCTGATCAGCCTCAGAGTAATCCAACTCTATGGCAGCAAATATAGGGTTCTCAAACCCACAATCAACACCGCAAATGGAATAAACTAGAGTGTGTGACTTGTGAGCTTCTAAAGGCGAAGAAATAGTTAACCTAGCAGCAGTGTCCCTATTCAACACATAAACAAGCTTCTGCTTCTCACAAGCACCAATCATTACAGCCCTACCTTTTGGATCTATGGCAAGGTACTGACCCGGAACGATGCGGCGGCAACCAGATTTGCCGAAAGTTTCTTGGTGAATTTTATCGAACACGTTTTTCTCCTTGTTGTAGTCAAGGATTACGATCCTACCGGAATCGGAACCTACGACGATGTAGTCCTTCTGAGCTCCGGTAAGCCGGAACTGAGCTAAGGACCTAATGGCGCCGAAGATTTCGACGGAGAGGATGGTTTGGATCCTGCCGTTGTCATCAGGGCGAAGAAGGTCGAGAACTTTGCCTCTGGCAACGACGATTTCCTGGGTCTTGCCGCCGGAGAAGTTGCCGTTAATGGCACAGACTATGCCGGTGGGGCGTTGGAGAGTGAGACTGTAGAGGTACATGGCGGTGGCTACTACGAACTCAGCAAAATGCAAATTAGGGTTAGGTTTTTCTGCTCTTAACTAAACCGACATTAACGAATGGAGAAGAGAAAGTAGTGAAAAGGTTTGGGTTTTCCAGTGTCACAGCGAGTGAACATATAAACCCTAGCTCagatttttgttatcaatttaggGTCTAGTCAATTGagaatgctgtattttttttttttttatcaaagataggagactcgaacccacaacctcttaattgagtatgaagagactatgtcatttgagctattactcattggctgcggtatttatttaaaacattaaaaattataattaataataaaatgtatTTGATTGAATCtaaataaattttgtaaaaaaaaaacgatatttatatcaaatatttcatatatgacattattattattataagattTATTTACATGATGATTATTTAATCATATATTTGTTAGCTAATTAATCTCTAAAGAAaaaatctatttattatttttttgttccaaCCAAATTATCTACCATTCGCCAATAAagtatagctcaaatggcatagtcttcccatattcaattaagaggtgGCGGGTTTAAGTctcgtaaaaaaaaataatatctaccATTCATCGTGATAATTATATTTTCACTAATTTGTAAACTTGTGGATGGAATTTCTATTTATCAATTATTCTTTAGTTTGGCAAGATTGAGatgccttcttttttttttttttttaagaaccgTTAatgaatttctaaaaaaaaaagttaaaagaaaaacaaacactAATAAATGATTATATGGTATGACTGTATGAGTCATGTAGCGGTTGAGTTTGAATACATAGACATAACAAATTCACTATCCTTAAAAGTTACTTAATTATTGAAGTTATTCTAAGTTTCTAACCACTACACTTAAATCAAACCATATCTATATATGAACCAAGCATGCAACCTAATGCAAAAAGAAACCATGAAGTAATGGCCAAACTCCTCTCTCTTATGGTGTTAGCCATGTTACTTTTGTTCATGACCACCATAAACCAATGTTCCTCAGCCAGAACCCTTGGCAACTCAACTCAAAATCACAACCATGCCCATCATCACAAAATAACATTCTTGATGAGGGATATCCTAAACAATGTCACAGATTCTAGGCCTCCAGAGAAACCTGCCACCACTAAGGTCACTGGTCAATTACCCTTCCAAAAGCCCCTAGGCCATTTCCCTCCCAATGGAGCCATTCCAATACCACAATCCACACAACAAACACTTGGTCTCTctaattttggattctctttcCCTACTAGAGCCACACTTCAAGAACTCGAGTTTGGATTGGTAACCTCGATAGACGAGGAATTGCTTCAAGTCGGAGCTGAATTAGAGAAACTTGGACAAGTGCAAGGTGTCTATGTGGCGAGCTCAGGAGACAGAACTAGCCACATGATGGCTATCACAGCAAGATTTTTGAAGGGTGATGAGTATTATCAAGATGGCCTCACAATCTTTGGAGTACATAGGACCGACGTCTTAGAGTCGCATGTTGCGGTCATTGGAGGCACCGGAAAGTACAATGGTGCTAATGGATATGCTGCAGTTAAGGTTGTGGACAGAGTAGGGTCTAATGCAGAAGGTGGAAAAGTGACAAGTTCTAAGTTCCTTTTGTTTGATGTGTATCTTAGTTAGTAGTTTCTAAACTATCCAGATAAATACTTTGAGTACAAGTTTCTAATATATATTGCTATAAGAGTAATTATTTCAAGAAACTCTGTTGCGTTTTCATATATcagtatttataaaaaaagataagtatataaAACAATATTATAGTGTCAGTTAATCAGTTAGTTTTTAATCATGTAAATAATATAAGTATCCTTGAAAttaccaataataaaaaaaaataagtatataactaattgaaaataaaagaaatttaattataaattattcccAGCAAAGTACATATATATGCATATGCTCTATAAGTCTTAATAACTCTATCTAagttttataagaaaaataaaaaagaaacaataaagaaccctaataaataataatctatTTTGTAGGAGGTGCACATGCAGGTGCATTGAAATTATTGATTTGCACAAAGACTATTGAATGAGGTGCAACTTTGatcggagaagaggaagaagcatCAACAATCTTTGGTTTAAGCTCTGGAATTTCCTTCGACTTGGTAAGTTCCAATGGAGTTCCATTCAAAAGCACAACATCACTTTGAATATTTCCATCTTTAGGTGTCAAGTGGTACTCTTCTCTTTTCAATGAATCCATTAAATTCACTGTGTTTACTCCTTCTGATGCCAACTCCTCTGGATAAAGATTCATGTCATTCACAAGGGACACATCGAAAGATGTTGAATTCTCCATATTTATTAGTAGCAATGTGATTCCGTTCTGAGACAATAATTAATTTgacaatatattataatttttgaaaaattattttaaaataaaaaaaataaaatgtataaatgAAATTATTAACTTACCCCTTGTTTAGAACAATGAGCATATGTACGTAGATATGATGAACTATCATGAGAAATAGAAAGCACATTGGTTCCCATAAGCCGATGCCACAAAAGTGCTctgtttaaagaaaataaaattgttatTCATTTAAAAATGACATTTAATTTAACTACTTATATAAATATGAATGAATATATATGACATACCCATAATAATCTGGATTAGGAATGAATGATGTTGTATTTAGCAAAGCATAGTTTCCTCCAATCAAAGCTTGTCTACAATAAACTTTGTGGTTGAAGGTTGATGTCATACCCAATTGGTCCAAATACCTatagttattattaattaaaaaattattaaaaaaaagagagctgaaattcaatttaaaaaaaaaaaaaaaaaacttaccaaAAGCCATTAACAAAAGTATGTGATACATCTTTGCCTCCACTATTATAAGCTCCACCAGATTCTCCAACCCATGCTCCAGCCCATGGTGTGAATTCCTTCACGGCCGTTGAAACATCTTTGAAAGTTTGTGCAATTTTGCTCAAAAAATATGGGTCTTGAACCTTGCTAATAAGATCCCTATCAACacctatataatataattttataattcaattatattcttagaattaaaaaaattaatcaagcaACAAAAAACATTCTGAATTATTAAACGTACCAGCACCAAGGTTATAAATGTGATGTGTAACTCCATCAATGACACCAGGTCCAACATGTTGCAAGAAGCTATCAAACCATTCTTTACCATAAAATCCAGCTGGACCCATCACCTTTGGTCTTGTTGTGGCATTTGGGTATAATGAGTTAACTATGTGCCTTAGTTTTGTGATATCTTTTGCATATTGAACACTATCTATTCTTGCTGATACTCCTTCAGAGCATAGCTCGTTTCCTATATGATTAATTAGCACAAGatgttaaatttataaaaaaatcatgggtaaaaattaaattaataaattataaaaattaaagggtttcaatttaatttgataCCTAATTCATATGAGTCTATATTGTATCCTTTTGAGACAGTGTACTTCATGAGGCTTATGGCATTGTTTGGATTCCAATCTCCCT
This window harbors:
- the LOC112777499 gene encoding dirigent protein 25-like — protein: MAKLLSLMVLAMLLLFMTTINQCSSARTLGNSTQNHNHAHHHKITFLMRDILNNVTDSRPPEKPATTKVTGQLPFQKPLGHFPPNGAIPIPQSTQQTLGLSNFGFSFPTRATLQELEFGLVTSIDEELLQVGAELEKLGQVQGVYVASSGDRTSHMMAITARFLKGDEYYQDGLTIFGVHRTDVLESHVAVIGGTGKYNGANGYAAVKVVDRVGSNAEGGKVTSSKFLLFDVYLS
- the LOC112779114 gene encoding heparanase-like protein 2; this encodes MGVNQCVKVTLFLSLLVLFCSSFSSSEDVKLKVKGVTNIATTDENFICATLDWWPSNKCDYNQCPWGKAGILNLDLNNTILSNAIKAFNPLRIRLGGSLQDQIIYQFGKQKHCPTMRKKENGLFGFSVGCLPKKRWDEVNHFLNKTGVKFTFGLNALVGKKNSKEDQLNWKGDWNPNNAISLMKYTVSKGYNIDSYELGNELCSEGVSARIDSVQYAKDITKLRHIVNSLYPNATTRPKVMGPAGFYGKEWFDSFLQHVGPGVIDGVTHHIYNLGAGVDRDLISKVQDPYFLSKIAQTFKDVSTAVKEFTPWAGAWVGESGGAYNSGGKDVSHTFVNGFWYLDQLGMTSTFNHKVYCRQALIGGNYALLNTTSFIPNPDYYGALLWHRLMGTNVLSISHDSSSYLRTYAHCSKQGNGITLLLINMENSTSFDVSLVNDMNLYPEELASEGVNTVNLMDSLKREEYHLTPKDGNIQSDVVLLNGTPLELTKSKEIPELKPKIVDASSSSPIKVAPHSIVFVQINNFNAPACAPPTK